The Sorangiineae bacterium MSr11954 DNA segment TTTGGCCACACCAAAGTCGACCACGCGCGCGACACCATCGGCGCCAATGAGCACGTTTTGAGGTGACATATCACGATGGACGATGTCCAGCGGACGCCCGAGCTCGTCCGTGGCCTCGTGGGCAGCATGCAGTCCGTTGAGCATCCCCAGGGTCAGGGAAAGGGTGATGGGAATGGGAATCAATTGATTCCGGCGCGCGGACGCACGAAGCAGCGCCGCCAACGAGTCGCCCTGCACGTATTCGAGAACGAGAAAGATTTCCCCGTTCTGCTCGACGACGTCGAGGGTCGGCACCACGTTGGGGTGCTGTACCCGTGCCACCAAACGTGCCTCGTCGATGAAACTCGAAACGAATTTGGGATCACGCGCAAAATGAGCGTGAAGGCGTTTGATCGCGACCGTGCGTCCAAATCCGGCCGCACCATGCGCGCGCCCCAAATACACGGTGGCCATGCCGCCGGACGCGAGCTCGACGAGGAGCGAATAGCGGCCAACTTGGAGCGGCTCCCGCATCGGTCGTCATTATGTTCAATGCAGCACCCGGACGCAAAACGTTCAATGGTCGCCAGCATCGCGTGTTTATCGTTGGCAGAGCTGCGCTCGATGTGCACCGGCCAGCACGCCGGCCGAAAGCGGTTGAAGCGTCACTCGAAAACGAGCCAAGTGCCCATGCAAGTGCCCATGGGGGAAGCGGCACGAAGCGGGTCGGCTTCTTCCGCATTCATGGTGCGCGGTTCGTCGCGTTTCTGGCCGAATACATCCTCGGCCAAATCGTGTCGTGTGTCGTGTAAAGGATGGTGTCCAGCTCGAAACGCCTGAGCTCGCGCGCGTGATTCGATCGCGGCGCCGCCTACGGGCGAAATCGCGCTTGGGGTTGCGCTGTATGCCGGTTGCTCTGTTTTGGAGTGGGATATCGAGCCGGGTATCGCGCCCGCAGCGGTATCGGCGGCGTATCACCCAATCTACTTCGACGAGGATGCGTCAATGCCACGCTGTATACGATCCGTATGATGAACAACGGCAAAGTTACGCAATGTTTCGATGGATTCCAGCACCTCTCGAACGATACGGGCGGCTAAAAGATTTATTTCGATAGCATTTCCCAACAGGTAGTGCGGCCGCGTACCCGCGGTTCGAGTGGCACCTTCCAGTTTTGCAGCAATTACCACGCGGGCGTCCGGACGTCTCAGGCGCCGCTCGTCGTAGGCCAAGCGTCGGGGTTTGAAAACGGCGAGCCGGCCAATCGATCTGGCCCGTAGACCAGGTGGCGCGCGGCGGATCGCGAAACGCTCGCCGCCGATGAGGGACGTATGTTGCCCTCGTCTGCAGGCGAAGAATCGCGTTGGTGGCCAGGCCGACATCGATTGAATCATGGACTCGCGATAAAGGGAGATCGGATGAGTTGCAATATCGTGTTTTGCGATGTCGTAAGGTGACTGATCGTACGCGTGGCCATGGTGGTTGCCGGGTAGTGAATGTGGGCGCTCTTTTTTGCCTGCAGGCACCGTTTGCGCGACGCATACTTGGTCGGGCGTCGCCGCAATCGGCGGCGTTCGTGTGCGCGGAGAGAACCATGCGCCTCCACCTCGTTCATCCGTTGTGCTTTATTTTGCTCGTCCATTGCGATGCTGCGAAATCGCATGCTCCCCGAGCCGAGAACGGGGTGCCTCCTCCGGCCGCGGCGGTATCCGTTGCGCCTGGCGCCGTCGCGACGGGGCCATCCGCGTTGGCAATTCGGGGGACGACGTATGAGACGTACGAGGAAAGGGTGGCCCGTATTCGCGCGGGTGATCGCAACGTGGACTTCAGGGAGCTTCGCGTCGCATATCTGAGGAGCGCGAGCTATCCGAAGAGCAAGCGGGACGTGGACGAGCTGTCGGTGCTCGAGAAGGAGATGCTCGCGGCCGTGAAGAAAGGCGACGCGGAGACCATCATCGCTCGATGCGATGCATTCATCGAACGGGACTTCATCGACCTCGGCGCGCATCGGCTGTTGAAACATGCTCACAAGCAGCTCGGCCACCGCGACTTGGCCGAGTTTCATCGGTTCGTCGAGCTCGGCCTGCTGTCGTCGATCACGGCAGGGCACGATGGCAAGAGCCCAGCCACGGCTTGGCACGTCGTCAGGATCAAGGAGGAGTACTTCATTCTTCGTATGCTCGGCGCGGAGCCTCAGCTACAGCGCCTTCAGTTCATCGACGGTCATAACTACGACGTCATGGAGACGATCGACGAAAAAACGAAGCAGAACGCGACCTACTACTTCAATATCGATATTCACATCGAGGCTCTCGCCGGAAGACTCTCTCCCGGCACGAACCTCTAAGGCCCCCACGCCGCCTCCAGCGCAATACCCCGCTGGAGGCTCCCCGCGTCGGGGTTCGAGGCTGGAAATGTCAGGCTCTTGATGGGCGCAATGAAGCACAAAATGGCGTTTGCAGCCACGTCCGCACCCGGCGCCACCTTCACCTGCAACCCCGTCAGGTTCCCGTCGGCTCCAATCAACGCCACCACCCGCGCGGCTCCGCGTACGAGCTTGCGCTGCGGAACCAAATCCGACGCACAGCGCTGAAGCGCATCGGCCACTGTATTGGTCGCCCGCTCGGCAAGATCGCGCGATAGCCCACGCCCCTCGGCCAGTGCGACGCTGGCGAGCGGGCGGCGTGCGACGAACTCATATCCGTCTTTCGGCGCCTGCGGCGCAGGCGCATCGTGCGGATCCACGCCGCGCACGTCGCGCGATTCGGCCACCACATCGCGCGCGCTCCCGCCGCAGCCCGCCGCCATCATCATCGTCGCCGCCGCCGCGGTCATCGTCATCGCCGCGGCCATCGCGGAAGCCCCTGAACCCGCAGAACACGAGGCGCCCGTGCGTACGCGGAACAACCGTGCGAGCGCCAAACCCCCAGCTCGAGCCGAAGAAAGACGCATCGCACGGAAGAACGCACACCCCACTGATGCGACACGTGCCGCCGGTTCTACGCGTGCCGCCGGTTCTACGCGCACCGCCGATGCGACGCGTGCCGCCGGTTCGACGCGTGCCGCCGATGCGACGCGCCCCGCCGATGCGACGCGAGCCGCCGATGCGACGCGAGCCGCCGATGCGACACGCCCCACCGATGCGACGCGTGCCGCCGGTTCGACGCGCCCCGCTGATTCGGCGCGCCCCACCGGTTCGACGCGTGCCGCCGATGCGACGCGCCCCGCTGATTTGACGCGTGCCGCCGGTTCGACGCGCCCCGCTGGTTCGACGCGCCCCACCGATGCGACGCGCCCCGTCGGTTCGACGCGCCCCACCGATGCGACGCGTGCCGCCGATGCGACGCGTGCCGCCGATGCGGCCATCAACCGCCGCCGAGTGCGTGACGGGCGATGATGATGCGCTGGATTTGGCTCGTGCCCTCGTAGATTTGAAGGACCTTCGCGTCGCGCATCAGTTTTTCGACGGGGTAATCCTTTACGTAGCCGTTGCCGCCGAAGATTTGGACGGCGTCGAGCGCGCATTGCATGGCGGCGTCGGCGCCGAAGGCCTTGGCGTAGCTGGAGACGATGGGGTTGCGGATGCCCTTGTCGAGGTTCCAGGCTCCCTTGCGCACGAGGAGGCTCGTCGCCTCGATGCGGATGGCCATCTCCGCGATCATGGCTTGCACCATCTGGTGTTGCGCGATGGGCACGCCGAAGGTCTTGCGCTCTTTGGCGTAAGCGACGCTTTCGTCCAGGCAGCGGCGCATCAGGCCGACGGCGATGGCACCGATGTCGGGGCGCGTCTGGTTGAAGGTCTCCATCGCCAGCTTGAAGCCGTGGCCGGGGGCCGCCAGCACTTGCGCGGCCGGCACCCGCACGTCTTCGAGCACCACCTGGCAGGTGTCGCTCGCGCGCTGACCCATCTTGTCCTCGTGCTTGCCGATGCTCAGCCCCGGCGCGTCGCGGTGGACGATGAAGGCGCCGATGCCCTTGTGGCGCAGGTCGGGGTTCTCCGTGGCGAAGATGGTGTAGAAGCTCGCGAGCGATGCGTTGGTGATCCAGCACTTGGTGCCATTGAGGACATAGCCGCCGGCCGAGTCCTTCACCGCGCGCGTCTGGATCCCGGCGACGTCGCTCCCTGCGGCCGGCTCCGTGGTGGCGTAGCTGGCCAAGATTTGTTCGGAGGCGAGCCAGCCGAGGTACTTCTTCTTCTGCTCCTCCGTGCCGCCAAGCTTGATGGGCGTGAGGGCGAGGGTGTTCGCCGTCATGCTCGTCTGGATGCCCGTGCACGCGTACGCGAGCTCCTCGGTGATGAACGAGGAGTCCACGTCGGAGAGACCCTGTCCGCCGTACTCGCTCGGAAGCGTCGGGTTGACCAGCCCGATCTTCCACGCCTCCTCGAAGATGGGACGTGGGAAGTGCGCTTCGCGATCACACTCGGCTACAACCGGGATGATGCGCTCGCGGGCAAAACGACGCGCGGTGTCAATCAGGGCGCGCTGTTCTTCGGTCAGCTCGAAATCGATCATGCTTCGCTCCTCCGTCTCGTGTCGCTCGTGTCGCTCGTGTCGCTCGTGTCGCTCGTGTCGCTCGTGTCGCTCGTGTCGTCGTCGTGGTGACGTCGTCGTCGTGGTGCGTGGGGCTCGCGCTTCTTTCGACTTCCTTCGCGTTCTTTCGTGGTTACTCGCGTGCGCGTTGGCGTCGGCGTTCCATGTCTGCGCGGGCTGCGCGTACGCCGAACATGTACCCGAGCACGATTCCGATGAGGAGAACGCCGGGGATGAAAATGAGGTGGTCAGGGGTCATGAAATTTTTGTCTCATGTCTGGAACGATGTGCGCCTGGTTGCAACGGATGTACGCGTGGTCCAAGAGAGGGCCACGTTAGAAGGTTTGCGCTCCGGCCGGTCGTGGGCTTCGGTCAGGCGTTCCGATTTGCACGCGCACTTTAAGACCACTGGGAGGCGTCACTTCGGAAATGGCTGAATTCACGTAAATGTCATCTTGGATCGTTTCTCGCAGTTCCTTGGACTGCGATGTCCGAAGGCCACTTCGACTCTGTCGACTTGCTCCCACCTACTCTCACTGCCACCGCCCTCGCCGAGGAACTGGCGGAGTATGAGGCCGCTCTCGCGGCCGTCCACTTCGACGGTCATTTCGACGAAGTACCGAGCTACGAGCCTTTCGATTCCCAACCGGTCCTTTCGGAGCCCGTCAGCTCCCGAGCGACCTTGCCGTTCCCGCCCGCTACGACTGCGAGCAGCGCGACGTCCGGCACCTTCGACATCGGCGGCTTTACCTCGCATGTGGACCTCGTGAGCGCGGCGGGGTTCTTGGCCGAGGAAGAGGACGAAGAGGTCCCTCCGACCATGCGGTCGCCGTCCAGCACGCACCTCATCACGGTGAGCGAGCGCCCTGTTCGGGTCACCATGGAGGAATCCCCGGGCTCGGGGCGTCAGTCGACCGAGATCCTGACCACCGTCAAGGTCGCCTGAGCCGACGAGCTCGCCGATCGGAGCCGCACAACCGCCGACAACGTTCACAGGAGGGGGGGAAGGCGGGAAGATTTCTCGGGGTTTCCCGTAACTTCCCGCCTCGAGGAAC contains these protein-coding regions:
- a CDS encoding DUF4919 domain-containing protein gives rise to the protein MQYRVLRCRKVTDRTRGHGGCRVVNVGALFCLQAPFARRILGRASPQSAAFVCAERTMRLHLVHPLCFILLVHCDAAKSHAPRAENGVPPPAAAVSVAPGAVATGPSALAIRGTTYETYEERVARIRAGDRNVDFRELRVAYLRSASYPKSKRDVDELSVLEKEMLAAVKKGDAETIIARCDAFIERDFIDLGAHRLLKHAHKQLGHRDLAEFHRFVELGLLSSITAGHDGKSPATAWHVVRIKEEYFILRMLGAEPQLQRLQFIDGHNYDVMETIDEKTKQNATYYFNIDIHIEALAGRLSPGTNL
- a CDS encoding acyl-CoA dehydrogenase family protein, translating into MIDFELTEEQRALIDTARRFARERIIPVVAECDREAHFPRPIFEEAWKIGLVNPTLPSEYGGQGLSDVDSSFITEELAYACTGIQTSMTANTLALTPIKLGGTEEQKKKYLGWLASEQILASYATTEPAAGSDVAGIQTRAVKDSAGGYVLNGTKCWITNASLASFYTIFATENPDLRHKGIGAFIVHRDAPGLSIGKHEDKMGQRASDTCQVVLEDVRVPAAQVLAAPGHGFKLAMETFNQTRPDIGAIAVGLMRRCLDESVAYAKERKTFGVPIAQHQMVQAMIAEMAIRIEATSLLVRKGAWNLDKGIRNPIVSSYAKAFGADAAMQCALDAVQIFGGNGYVKDYPVEKLMRDAKVLQIYEGTSQIQRIIIARHALGGG